The Nicotiana tomentosiformis chromosome 2, ASM39032v3, whole genome shotgun sequence genome includes the window tcatcagaccatcggaatggagaaAACTTCTGGGTCAATcaagtcaaaggtgttgcaatagatgataagccctccacaaaccgacgataataacctttTAACCCCAAGGAGCTCCTGATATCAGTCGCTGTGATAGGACGAGGCCAAATCTGAACTACATCAATCTCTTGGGATCTATCTTAATACCCGCTCCTAATATAACATGCCCTAAGAATTCCCCAGAAtcaaaccaaaactcacacttggagaacttagcatatagcttttgttcccgcaaggtctgaagcaccactctcaaatgctgttCATGCTCCTCTATGCTacacgagtagatcaaaatgtcaacaatgaagacaatgaaaaattATTCAATATATgacctgaacacccggttcatcaaacccataaacgttgccggggcgctagtcaacccgaaggacatcactagaaacttgtAGTGGCCATATCTAATCTGGAAAGCTGTATGTGGAACATCcgaatcacgaatcttcaactgatggtacccagaactcaagtcaatcttagagaacaccctggcaccctgcaactggtcaaataaatcatcaatacgcagcaacgagtacttgttcttaatgataactttattcaactggtggtaataaatgcacatccgcatagtcccatattttttcttcacaaataacaccagtgtaccccaaggtgatacactcggtctaCGAACCCCTTTTCCTAggaactcctcaagttgttccttaaactctttcggagccatgcggtatggtggaatagagataggctgagtacctggagccaaatcaatacagaaatcgatatcacgatctagtgacatgcctggaagatcagaaggaaacacattggAGAACTACTGGACCAAGGGCACTAAATCAATTGCCGGAGTCTCTATGGTAGTATCCGAACATAGGCtatataagccaaacaacccttctcggccatgtgtcgagccttcagaaaggagataacctgactagatgcactgacagacgaacccttcctcTCCAATCTAGggaactctggcatcgccaaggtgacaatcttggcatgacaatcaaggatggcatgatactgagacaaccaatccatgcccaggatgatctcaaagttGGTCATATCGTGCAATAGAAGGTCCGCTCTAGTCTTATAACCATAAAAGGTAATGATGCAGGACTGATaaatctgatccacaacaacagaatcgcccactgatgtggacacataaacaagagtacctaAGGACTCATGAGGAACACCCAAGAAataagcaaacagagatgaaacatataaatatgtagaccatggatcaaatagtaccgaagcatacCTGCCgcagacaaaaataatacctatgatcacggcatctgaggccactataTCTGGTCTGgctgaaaaagcatagaacctagctggagtgcCACCTGACTAGCCTTCActtgtctgacctccacctctaggatggaccctacccacctgccctctgtCTCTGGGCATCCAATCGGCTACCTGCGCCTCTGGGCATCCGATTGGTTGCCTGCGCCTCTAGGCATCCGATTGGCTGGTGCGGCA containing:
- the LOC138906217 gene encoding uncharacterized protein; this encodes MPKSSYRPPAIQGSSSGYSGYQGHTSGHQSSISMGCYECRDPGHMKRFCPILRGKAVQHGHHPMIIAPAAAPANRMPRGAGNQSDAQRRRYASVLFDPWSTYLYVSSLFAYFLGVPHESLGTLVYVSTSVGDSVVVDQIYQSCIITFYGYKTRADLLLHDMTNFEIILGMDWLSQYHAILDCHAKIVTLAMPEFPRLERKGSSVSASSQVISFLKARHMAEKGMSLDRDIDFCIDLAPGTQPISIPPYRMAPKEFKEQLEEFLGKGGARVFSKIDLSSGYHQLKIRDSDVPHTAFQIRYGHYKFLVIIEEHEQHLRVVLQTLREQKLYAKFSKCEFWFDSGEFLGHVILGAGIKIDPKRLM